TAGATACGCACCCCGGCGGGCTCCAGGCGGAGCTCGTCGGGAGCCGCAGCAATGTCCGGATGACCGCCAAACAGCGAACGGAGCGGCCTGCCGCGCCAGCTGTCCGGGAAGTGCAACGTCTGTTCGCGCCCCACGTCGAAGTTCGCGACGACTAGGTACTCGTTCTTCTGGGTTTGGGGGTGAGAGCGACAACCGGCGACCAGCGCTGGATGATCGCCGTCGATGAAGTGCAGATTTTTTGCCACTCGGAAAATCGAATCCGAAGCCTGCAGGTGATTGATGGCTCTGAGCGCCTCAGCGTAGCGTCCGTCGCCGAGCTGATGGAAGCCATCGGGCGCCCCGATGAACGGCACTCGAGTGTCCGTTCCATGCTCGACTCCCTGGACGACGCCCGTGGCCCCCAAGCCAAGCAGCGCCACCACGGCGTAGCGCGCGGGCGTTGCCGCGGCAGAGCCATACTCTTCTGCGACTGATCCGCTGTCCTGGGACAACACTGGGAGGTAGTGGTGCAATCGCGGCTCCGCGCGGTGCAAGTAGAGCAAGTATCGCCGAGTGTCGGCGGCGTACGGCGACTCCCACGCGGTGCCTAGCAGCATCTGCACGCCGCCGTGCCACAGCAGGCGCTCTGCTGCTTGCTCTGAATCGAAGAGCTCCGCCAGCACGGCGACGTGGGGATAACGCGCATTGAGCACGTTCAACATCTGCTCCAGGAAGCCGCGGTGAGTGCTGTGGGCATTGTCGAGGCGCACCACGCCACCCGTTTCCGCGGAGAACCGTGACCAGAACAGCGCATAGCGCGTCAGCTCGTCCCACAGCGCCTGACGCACATTGGGCTCGGGGTGCCCCGTGTTGAGCAGCACCACGTCGTCCCACTTCACCCAGTTCTTCCCCGCCCAGAAGCCTGCCCGCTTCAAGCCGTCGGCCTCGGTTGCGTCGGGGACGATCCACTCGGGATGGGAACGCGCGATGCTGCCCTCACGCGCGACGTGATTCACCACCAAGTCCATGCACAAGCCGATCCCCAGCCGCTTGGCCTCGGCGGTGAACGCCTCGAACTGTTCGATGGAGGAACTCACTGACGTCGGCTCGGCGTACGCCTGGGTGACGCGGAACCAATCGGAGATCGCGTACGGGCTCTCGGAGGGGCCCATCATGGTGATAGGCAACAAATGCACCGCGTTGAACCCCAGATCGTGAATGCGCTGGAGTTCCTGGCGCCACTGGGGAAAACGCCCGCTCACCCGCGGAATCAACGTGTACATCCGCAGGTCATTCACCAGCCGCGGCTCGACCTTGAGCCTACCGTGAGGGCGCGCCTCGCGCTCGAAGGAGGCACCGCCATCCCAGGAGGCGTGAAGCTGAAAATGGAAGACGCCGAGCTGATTGACCTCGAACTCCACCCGATAGCGATCTCCCGCAACACGGTGCAGCGGCAGATCGACGAAGGTACCCACGGGCCCTGGCAAATCCGTGCGCGCGATCACCAGCGACGGTTGCAACGGCACCTCCGCTTCGATCGCGAAGCGGCTCCCAAGCTCGGCGCGCAGGAAGTCGCCTTCCGCACACACACCAACCCGACGTGGACGTTTGATCACTCGGTCTCACTCACCCGGGCTGCCCGCGGGCTCCCAAACGACCAGGCCGGGAACGAACGACTGCGCGAGGTCTGGATGATCCGGAAGCACGCGCAAGGCGAAGCCATGCACGCCGGTTTGTTCAACGCTCAGCTCGCACACGTAGCGGTAGCGACCGCCCGTCAGCTCTTGCTCCAGGGTCAGGTCCACCGCCGCGATATTCGCTATTTCCCCACGGTTATCAATGGGACCAAAACAGGCCTGCACCTTCACCATCTGGGGCGTGATCGCCTCCGGGAGCGTGACCTGAGCGGCGACGCTCAGGGGGCGCTGGACGTGGATCGGGCTCTGGGTCTCCGCTTGAACCTCTTCGATGCGTACCGCCGGCCAATTCGCGCGCACGGTGTTCAAGTACTCGCACAGCGCGCGCCCCGCCTTGAATCCGTCGGCGGCGAGGCGCTGAGCGTGGAGGTGGGCCGGCACATAGTACTGATCGGAGTAGTCCTGGAGCATGCGGTGGGAGTTGAAGCGCGGCGCGAGCTCTCGGATGCTGTGCTTCATCATGCGCACCCACTCCTCAGGCACGTCGTTCTCGCGTTTGTAGAACGTTGGCACCACCTGGTGTTCGAGCACATCGTAGAGCCGCTCGCTCTCGATGCGATCCTGGTAGTCGCGATCCGAGTACTCCTCACCGTTACCGATGGTCCAGCCGACCGCTGCAGACGGGCGCTCGTCCCACCAGCCATCGGAGATCGAGCAGTTGAGCACGCCGTTGATAGCCGCCTTCATGCCGCTGGTGCCGGAAGCTTCCATCGGCCGGCGGGGCGTGTTGAGCCAGAGGTCGACACCCTGCACCAGGTGCCGCGCGACCTCCATATCGTAATTTTCCGCAAAGAAAACACGACGCTCGAGGCCGTTCTCCCGGGCGAACTGAATGATCTTCTGAATCAGCTCTTTGCCGGCGAGGTCTGCTGGGTGCGCCTTGCCAGCGAACACCAATTGCACGGGGCGCTCAGCGTCGCTCAGCAAGCGCTTCAAGCGCTCCGCGTTCGAGAACACCAGGTCGGCGCGCTTGTAGGTGGCGAAGCGCCGAGCGAAGCCGATGGTCAACGCGTTGGGGTCGAAGACTTCTTCTGGCGGCGGAGAATTGAGCGTCTCCCCGTTGCGCTTTACGCGGTCCTCGTACAGTCCCCTCAAGTAGCGGACGAGGCGATGACGGCGCGTGTCATGAACTCGCCACAGCTCTTCCTCGGGGATCTGCTCTACGCCGCTCCAGACTTCATGCTCCTCGGGGTGCGAGCGCCAGCGCGGCGGTAGGTAGCGGTCGAGTAGCTCCGCGAGGTCGACGCCGATCCAGCTCATCAAGTGCACGCCGTTGGTCACGTGACCAATCGGCACGTCTTGCACCGGGGTCTGCGGCCAGAGCTCGGACCACATCGCGCGACTCACGCGGCCATGCAGCCGCGCGACGCCGTTTGCGCGCTGGCTGGTGTGCAGCGCGAGCACCGCCATGGAGAACTCTTCGTGCGCGTCGTCAGGCTTCACGTGTCCGAGGCGCAGCAAGTCTTCGACCTCGACTCGCAGCCCCGGCGCGAGGGGCGCCAGGTACTCTCGCGCGAGCTCGTTCGGAAAGCGGTCAATACCTGCGGGAACCGGAGTGTGCGTGGTGAAGAGGTTCCCCGCAGCGTTGGCGACCAGCGCTTCTTGAAAGCTCAGGTCGTCTGCTTCAATCGACATGCGGATCTGCTCCAGCGCCTGGAACGCGGCGTGTCCTTCGTTCATGTGCCGGACGCTGGGGGTGATACCCAGGCGCGCCAGGGCACGACGTCCGCCAACCCCCAGGACGAGCTCCTGCTTGATGCGCGTGACTTGGTCACCGCCATAGAGCTGAGAGGTGATCTCGCGGTCTTCCTGGGAGTTCTCAGGCAGGTTCGCGTCGAGCAAGATCAGCCGCACGCGCCCCACCAAGAGTTCCCACAACCCGAGCTTCACCTCGCGACCAGGAAAC
This Polyangiaceae bacterium DNA region includes the following protein-coding sequences:
- the glgP gene encoding alpha-glucan family phosphorylase, whose translation is MRRFESVPALPEPLVPLLEIANNLGWSWHHESVDLFARIDPKLWHATKHNPLMLLRRCSQTRLEQLATDESYLFLLQTVQRHLTEHHPSPGWFEARHPSASDATIAYFCAEFGLAECFRNYSGGLGILAGDHLKSSSGLGVPLTGVGLLYSRGYTQQEIDKSGFQQDYSPDLDLYNLPLRRIIAEDESQVVVSVEFPGREVKLGLWELLVGRVRLILLDANLPENSQEDREITSQLYGGDQVTRIKQELVLGVGGRRALARLGITPSVRHMNEGHAAFQALEQIRMSIEADDLSFQEALVANAAGNLFTTHTPVPAGIDRFPNELAREYLAPLAPGLRVEVEDLLRLGHVKPDDAHEEFSMAVLALHTSQRANGVARLHGRVSRAMWSELWPQTPVQDVPIGHVTNGVHLMSWIGVDLAELLDRYLPPRWRSHPEEHEVWSGVEQIPEEELWRVHDTRRHRLVRYLRGLYEDRVKRNGETLNSPPPEEVFDPNALTIGFARRFATYKRADLVFSNAERLKRLLSDAERPVQLVFAGKAHPADLAGKELIQKIIQFARENGLERRVFFAENYDMEVARHLVQGVDLWLNTPRRPMEASGTSGMKAAINGVLNCSISDGWWDERPSAAVGWTIGNGEEYSDRDYQDRIESERLYDVLEHQVVPTFYKRENDVPEEWVRMMKHSIRELAPRFNSHRMLQDYSDQYYVPAHLHAQRLAADGFKAGRALCEYLNTVRANWPAVRIEEVQAETQSPIHVQRPLSVAAQVTLPEAITPQMVKVQACFGPIDNRGEIANIAAVDLTLEQELTGGRYRYVCELSVEQTGVHGFALRVLPDHPDLAQSFVPGLVVWEPAGSPGE